One Oenanthe melanoleuca isolate GR-GAL-2019-014 chromosome 3, OMel1.0, whole genome shotgun sequence DNA segment encodes these proteins:
- the BTBD3 gene encoding BTB/POZ domain-containing protein 3 isoform X1 → MVDEKGKNMKCLTFFLMLPETVKNRSKKSSKKGNSSSSSNSKLPPVCYEIITLKTKKKKKMAADIFPRKKPANTNTTAVQQYHQQNLNNNNTIPAPNWQGLYPTIRERNAVMFNNDLMADVHFVVGPPGGTQRLPGHKYVLAVGSSVFHAMFYGELAEDKDEIRIPDVEPAAFLAMLKYIYCDEIDLAADTVLATLYAAKKYIVPHLARACVNFLETSLSAKNACVLLSQSCLFEEPDLTQRCWEVIDAQAELALKSEGFCDIDFQTLESILRRETLNAKEIVVFEAALSWAEVECQRQELTATIENKRKVLGKALYLIRIPTMALDDFANGAAQSGILTLNETNDIFLWYTAAKKPELQFVSKPRKGLVPQRCHRFQSCAYRSNQWRYRGRCDSIQFAVDKRVFIAGFGLYGSSCGSAEYSAKIELKRQGVILGQNLSKYFSDGSSNTFPVWFEYPVQIEPDTFYTASVILDGNELSYFGQEGMTEVQCGKVTVQFQCSSDSTNGTGVQGGQIPELIFYA, encoded by the exons ATGGTagatgagaaaggaaagaacatGAAATGTCTCACCTTCTTCTTGATGCTTCCAGAGACGGTCAAGAACAGGTCTAAGAAGAGCTCTAAGAAAGGaaatagcagcagcagtagcaacAGCAAATTGCCTCCAGTTTGCTATGAAATCATTACCTTGAAGaccaaaaagaagaagaagatggCTGCTGATATTTTTCCCCGAAAGAAACCAGCTAACACTAATACAACTGCTGTCCAGCAGTACCATCAGCAAAATCTCAATAACAACAACACTATTCCTGCACCTAATTGGCAAGGACTTTATCCAACCATCAGAGAGAG AAATGCAGTGATGTTCAACAATGACTTGATGGCAGATGTTCATTTTGTGGTCGGGCCACCAGGTGGGACCCAGCGGCTGCCAGGACACAAA TATGTCCTGGCTGTTGGGAGCTCTGTATTCCACGCGATGTTTTACGGAGAGCTGGCTGAGGACAAAGATGAAATCCGTATACCAGATGTTGagcctgctgcttttcttgcaATGCTGAA GTACATCTATTGTGATGAGATCGATCTGGCCGCAGACACCGTCCTGGCCACTCTTTACGCTGCCAAGAAGTACATTGTCCCTCACCTGGCCCGCGCCTGCGTCAACTTCCTGGAGACAAGCCTGAGTGCAAAGAATGCCTGCGTGCtgctctcccagagctgcttgtTCGAGGAGCCTGACCTGACCCAGCGCTGCTGGGAAGTGATCGATGCCCAGGCTGAGCTCGCTTTGAAGTCTGAGGGCTTCTGCGACATTGATTTTCAGACACTTGAAAGCATCCTCCGAAGGGAGACTCTGAATGCCAAAGAAATTGTTGTTTTCGAGGCGGCCCTGAGCTGGGCCGAGGTGGAGTGCCAGCGGCAGGAGCTGACGGCCACCATCGAGAACAAGCGCAAGGTGCTGGGCAAGGCTCTCTACCTGATCCGCATCCCCACCATGGCGCTGGACGACTTCGCCAACGGCGCCGCGCAGTCGGGGATCCTGACCCTCAACGAGACCAACGACATCTTCCTGTGGTACACGGCGGCCAAGAAGCCGGAGCTGCAGTTCGTCAGCAAGCCCCGCAAGGGCCTGGTCCCGCAGCGCTGCCACCGCTTCCAGTCGTGCGCCTACCGCAGCAACCAGTGGCGCTACCGCGGCCGCTGCGACAGCATCCAGTTCGCCGTCGACAAGAGGGTGTTCATCGCCGGCTTCGGGCTCTACGGCTCCAGCTGCGGCTCGGCAGAGTACAGTGCCAAGATTGAACTGAAGAGACAAGGGGTTATCCTGGGCCAGAACTTGAGTAAATACTTCTCGGATGGGTCTAGTAACACTTTCCCCGTGTGGTTTGAGTATCCCGTGCAGATCGAGCCCGACACCTTTTACACAGCCAGCGTGATTCTGGATGGGAACGAACTCAGCTATTTTGGACAAGAAGGAATGACAGAAGTTCAGTGTGGGAAGGTGACTGTGCAGTTTCAGTGCTCCTCGGACAGTACAAATGGCACAGGGGTACAGGGAGGACAAATTCCTGAACTCATATTTTACGCTTGA
- the BTBD3 gene encoding BTB/POZ domain-containing protein 3 isoform X2 translates to MAADIFPRKKPANTNTTAVQQYHQQNLNNNNTIPAPNWQGLYPTIRERNAVMFNNDLMADVHFVVGPPGGTQRLPGHKYVLAVGSSVFHAMFYGELAEDKDEIRIPDVEPAAFLAMLKYIYCDEIDLAADTVLATLYAAKKYIVPHLARACVNFLETSLSAKNACVLLSQSCLFEEPDLTQRCWEVIDAQAELALKSEGFCDIDFQTLESILRRETLNAKEIVVFEAALSWAEVECQRQELTATIENKRKVLGKALYLIRIPTMALDDFANGAAQSGILTLNETNDIFLWYTAAKKPELQFVSKPRKGLVPQRCHRFQSCAYRSNQWRYRGRCDSIQFAVDKRVFIAGFGLYGSSCGSAEYSAKIELKRQGVILGQNLSKYFSDGSSNTFPVWFEYPVQIEPDTFYTASVILDGNELSYFGQEGMTEVQCGKVTVQFQCSSDSTNGTGVQGGQIPELIFYA, encoded by the exons atggCTGCTGATATTTTTCCCCGAAAGAAACCAGCTAACACTAATACAACTGCTGTCCAGCAGTACCATCAGCAAAATCTCAATAACAACAACACTATTCCTGCACCTAATTGGCAAGGACTTTATCCAACCATCAGAGAGAG AAATGCAGTGATGTTCAACAATGACTTGATGGCAGATGTTCATTTTGTGGTCGGGCCACCAGGTGGGACCCAGCGGCTGCCAGGACACAAA TATGTCCTGGCTGTTGGGAGCTCTGTATTCCACGCGATGTTTTACGGAGAGCTGGCTGAGGACAAAGATGAAATCCGTATACCAGATGTTGagcctgctgcttttcttgcaATGCTGAA GTACATCTATTGTGATGAGATCGATCTGGCCGCAGACACCGTCCTGGCCACTCTTTACGCTGCCAAGAAGTACATTGTCCCTCACCTGGCCCGCGCCTGCGTCAACTTCCTGGAGACAAGCCTGAGTGCAAAGAATGCCTGCGTGCtgctctcccagagctgcttgtTCGAGGAGCCTGACCTGACCCAGCGCTGCTGGGAAGTGATCGATGCCCAGGCTGAGCTCGCTTTGAAGTCTGAGGGCTTCTGCGACATTGATTTTCAGACACTTGAAAGCATCCTCCGAAGGGAGACTCTGAATGCCAAAGAAATTGTTGTTTTCGAGGCGGCCCTGAGCTGGGCCGAGGTGGAGTGCCAGCGGCAGGAGCTGACGGCCACCATCGAGAACAAGCGCAAGGTGCTGGGCAAGGCTCTCTACCTGATCCGCATCCCCACCATGGCGCTGGACGACTTCGCCAACGGCGCCGCGCAGTCGGGGATCCTGACCCTCAACGAGACCAACGACATCTTCCTGTGGTACACGGCGGCCAAGAAGCCGGAGCTGCAGTTCGTCAGCAAGCCCCGCAAGGGCCTGGTCCCGCAGCGCTGCCACCGCTTCCAGTCGTGCGCCTACCGCAGCAACCAGTGGCGCTACCGCGGCCGCTGCGACAGCATCCAGTTCGCCGTCGACAAGAGGGTGTTCATCGCCGGCTTCGGGCTCTACGGCTCCAGCTGCGGCTCGGCAGAGTACAGTGCCAAGATTGAACTGAAGAGACAAGGGGTTATCCTGGGCCAGAACTTGAGTAAATACTTCTCGGATGGGTCTAGTAACACTTTCCCCGTGTGGTTTGAGTATCCCGTGCAGATCGAGCCCGACACCTTTTACACAGCCAGCGTGATTCTGGATGGGAACGAACTCAGCTATTTTGGACAAGAAGGAATGACAGAAGTTCAGTGTGGGAAGGTGACTGTGCAGTTTCAGTGCTCCTCGGACAGTACAAATGGCACAGGGGTACAGGGAGGACAAATTCCTGAACTCATATTTTACGCTTGA